From Mya arenaria isolate MELC-2E11 chromosome 12, ASM2691426v1, the proteins below share one genomic window:
- the LOC128210615 gene encoding galectin-3-binding protein-like: MQLKLKFVAITRAVFCLICIVSSAKSQPQWDLSDLDIRLADGNSVLDGRVERRINGVWGTVCNNVFDIKDAQVICTMLSGNLTALQVIRDGRYGQGQGPIFYDRLGCSGTELSIDDCYSITGEQCLHNQDVAIVCSGNSCSVFCASDRTE; encoded by the exons ATGCAATTGAAGCTCAAGTTTGTCGCCATTACGAGAGCAGTGTTTT GCCtaatttgtattgtttcatCAGCCAAGAGCCAACCCCAAT GGGATCTTAGCGATTTGGACATCCGTCTAGCGGATGGTAACAGTGTTCTTGATGGCCGAGTGGAAAGACGAATTAACGGCGTCTGGGGTACAGTTTGTAACAATGTCTTTGACATTAAAGACGCACAAGTCATCTGCACTATGCTGTCGGGAAATTTGAC AGCACTACAGGTGATAAGGGACGGACGGTACGGGCAAGGACAGGGTCCAATATTCTACGATCGACTCGGTTGTTCTGGAACAGAGTTGTCCATAGACGACTGCTACAGCATAACGGGTGAACAATGTTTGCATAACCAGGACGTAGCCATTGTTTGTTCTGGTAATAGTTGTTCAGTCTTTTGTGCTTCAGATAGAACTGAATGA